From Pseudomonas fluorescens, one genomic window encodes:
- a CDS encoding GntR family transcriptional regulator — MNEQLQPLKKQPRAGKAGRSGTQDDIVYAHIFEAILEQRLAPGTKLSEEALGEIFGVSRTIIRRALSRLAHESVVLLRPNRGAVVASPSVDEARQVFMARRLVERAITELAVEHATAEELSQLRQMVNDERDSFSRGDRGAGIRLSGEFHLKLAEAAKNAPLISFQRSLVSQTSLIIAQYESGNRSHCSYDEHTQLIDAIEARDATLAVNLMMHHMDHIDSKLNLDEESASDDLHAVFSHLLQTKKPGRSPAKL, encoded by the coding sequence ATGAACGAACAGTTGCAGCCCCTCAAGAAACAACCGCGAGCTGGCAAGGCCGGCCGCAGCGGAACCCAGGACGATATTGTCTACGCGCACATTTTCGAGGCCATTCTCGAACAGCGCCTGGCGCCCGGTACAAAATTGAGTGAAGAGGCGCTGGGCGAGATTTTCGGGGTCAGCCGCACCATTATCCGTCGCGCCCTGTCGCGTTTGGCCCATGAAAGCGTGGTCCTGCTGCGGCCCAATCGCGGTGCGGTGGTTGCCAGCCCGAGCGTGGATGAAGCACGTCAGGTGTTCATGGCGCGTCGTTTGGTGGAGCGGGCGATCACCGAGTTGGCGGTCGAGCATGCCACCGCCGAGGAACTCAGCCAGTTGCGGCAGATGGTCAACGACGAACGCGACAGCTTTTCCCGCGGCGATCGTGGCGCCGGTATTCGCCTGTCCGGCGAATTCCACCTGAAACTGGCCGAAGCGGCAAAAAATGCCCCGCTGATCAGCTTCCAGCGCAGCCTGGTGTCGCAGACTTCGCTGATCATCGCCCAGTACGAAAGCGGCAACCGCTCGCACTGTTCCTACGATGAGCACACCCAGTTGATCGACGCCATCGAGGCCCGCGACGCCACCCTGGCGGTGAACCTGATGATGCATCACATGGATCACATCGACAGCAAGCTCAACCTCGACGAGGAAAGTGCCTCGGATGATCTGCATGCGGTGTTCTCGCATCTGTTGCAGACCAAGAAGCCAGGGCGTTCGCCGGCCAAACTCTGA
- a CDS encoding YggL family protein → MATNRSQRLRKKLCVDEFQELGFELNLDFKEDLADEAIDAFLDAFLKEAMEANGLGYVGGDDYGLVCLQKRGSVTEAQRAAVEAWLKGRTELTGVEVSPLLDVWYPEKPINPVA, encoded by the coding sequence ATGGCGACTAACCGTTCCCAGCGTCTGCGCAAAAAACTGTGCGTTGATGAATTTCAAGAGCTGGGTTTCGAACTGAACCTGGATTTCAAGGAAGATTTGGCTGATGAAGCCATTGACGCTTTCCTTGATGCATTCCTCAAAGAAGCCATGGAAGCCAACGGTCTGGGTTATGTTGGCGGCGACGACTACGGTCTGGTTTGCTTGCAGAAGCGTGGCTCGGTCACCGAAGCGCAGCGCGCTGCAGTCGAAGCCTGGCTCAAAGGCCGCACCGAGCTGACCGGCGTTGAAGTCAGCCCGCTGCTGGACGTCTGGTACCCGGAAAAGCCGATCAATCCGGTAGCTTGA
- the xdhC gene encoding xanthine dehydrogenase accessory protein XdhC, whose product MYNWIDALADLQNQGEPCVLVTIIEELGSTPRNAGSKMVISANQAYDTIGGGHLEYKAMHIAREMLASGKQETHLERFSLGASLGQCCGGATVLLFEPMGQVQAQIAVFGAGHVGRALVPLLASLPCRVRWIDSREDEFPEQVPHGVRKIVSEEPVDEIDDLPAGSYCIVMTHNHQLDLELTAAILKRNDFAYFGLIGSKTKRVKFEHRLRDRGFETSVVQRMRCPMGIGEVKGKLPVEIAISIAGEIIATYNANFGQQSSSAEPIAKLLPASRRSQTANLKASN is encoded by the coding sequence ATGTACAACTGGATCGACGCCCTCGCCGACCTGCAGAACCAGGGTGAGCCCTGTGTGTTGGTGACGATCATCGAAGAACTTGGCTCGACGCCACGCAATGCCGGCTCGAAGATGGTCATCAGCGCCAATCAGGCCTACGACACCATCGGTGGCGGGCACCTGGAATACAAGGCCATGCACATCGCCCGGGAAATGCTCGCCAGCGGCAAACAGGAAACTCACCTGGAACGCTTCAGCCTCGGCGCCAGCCTCGGCCAGTGCTGCGGCGGCGCCACGGTATTGCTGTTCGAGCCCATGGGCCAGGTACAGGCGCAGATCGCCGTTTTCGGCGCCGGCCACGTCGGCCGCGCACTGGTGCCGCTGCTGGCCAGCCTGCCGTGCCGGGTGCGCTGGATCGACTCGCGGGAAGATGAATTCCCCGAACAGGTCCCCCATGGCGTGCGCAAGATCGTCAGCGAAGAGCCGGTGGATGAAATCGACGACCTACCCGCCGGCAGCTATTGCATCGTCATGACCCACAATCATCAGCTCGACCTCGAACTCACCGCCGCGATCCTCAAGCGCAATGACTTCGCCTACTTCGGCCTGATCGGCTCGAAGACCAAGCGCGTGAAGTTCGAACACCGCCTGCGTGATCGCGGCTTTGAAACCAGCGTCGTGCAACGCATGCGCTGCCCGATGGGGATTGGCGAGGTCAAGGGCAAGCTGCCAGTGGAAATCGCCATCTCCATCGCCGGCGAAATCATCGCCACCTACAACGCCAACTTCGGCCAGCAAAGCTCCAGCGCCGAACCGATTGCCAAACTGCTGCCCGCTTCACGCCGCAGCCAAACTGCAAACCTGAAAGCCTCGAATTGA
- a CDS encoding benzoate/H(+) symporter BenE family transporter: MNDASHTQLRPLADTSPSAIVAGFIAMMTGYTSSLVLMFQAGQAAGLTSGQISSWIWAISIGMAVCSIGLSLRYRTPITIAWSTPGAALLITSLSGVSYGEAIGAYITCAVLVTLCGMTGSFERLVKKIPASLAAALLAGILFKIGSEIFVAAQHRTALVLGMFFTYLVVKRLSPRYAVLAALLIGTALSGLMGLLDFSGFHLEVATPVWTTPHFSLAATISIGIPLFVVAMTSQNMPGIAVLRADGYNVPASPLITATGIASLLLAPFGSHGINLAAISAAICTGPHAHEDRNKRYTAAVWCGIFYGIAGVFGATLAALFAALPKELVLSIAALALFGSIINGLSIAMSEVKEREAALITFMVTASGLTLFSIGSAFWGIVAGVVTLMVLNWRKA, translated from the coding sequence ATGAACGACGCCAGCCACACTCAACTCCGCCCGTTGGCCGACACCTCGCCGTCCGCTATCGTCGCCGGCTTTATCGCGATGATGACCGGCTACACCAGTTCGCTGGTGCTGATGTTCCAGGCCGGGCAAGCCGCCGGCCTGACCAGCGGACAAATTTCCTCGTGGATCTGGGCGATCTCGATCGGCATGGCGGTGTGCTCCATCGGTTTATCCCTGCGCTACCGCACCCCGATCACCATTGCCTGGTCGACACCCGGCGCCGCCCTGCTGATTACCAGTCTGTCGGGTGTCAGCTATGGCGAGGCGATTGGTGCCTACATTACCTGCGCGGTGCTGGTGACCCTGTGCGGCATGACCGGCAGCTTTGAACGCCTGGTGAAAAAAATCCCCGCCTCACTGGCCGCCGCCCTGCTGGCCGGGATTCTGTTCAAGATCGGCAGCGAAATCTTCGTCGCCGCCCAGCACCGCACCGCACTGGTGCTGGGAATGTTCTTCACCTACCTGGTGGTCAAGCGCCTGTCGCCGCGCTACGCCGTGCTCGCTGCACTGCTGATCGGCACCGCGCTGTCCGGGTTAATGGGGCTGCTGGATTTCAGCGGTTTCCACCTGGAAGTGGCAACCCCGGTGTGGACCACTCCACACTTCTCCCTGGCAGCAACCATCAGCATCGGTATCCCGCTGTTCGTGGTGGCCATGACCTCGCAGAACATGCCTGGCATCGCCGTGCTGCGCGCCGACGGCTACAACGTACCCGCCTCGCCGCTGATCACCGCGACCGGCATCGCCTCGCTGCTGCTGGCGCCGTTCGGTTCCCACGGGATCAATCTGGCGGCCATCAGCGCGGCCATCTGCACCGGGCCACATGCCCACGAAGACCGCAACAAGCGCTACACGGCTGCCGTCTGGTGCGGGATTTTCTACGGCATCGCCGGGGTCTTCGGCGCCACGCTGGCCGCCCTGTTCGCCGCCCTGCCCAAGGAACTGGTGCTGTCGATCGCCGCGTTGGCGCTGTTCGGCTCGATCATCAATGGCCTGAGCATCGCCATGAGCGAGGTCAAGGAACGGGAAGCGGCGTTGATCACCTTCATGGTCACGGCGTCGGGGCTGACGCTGTTCTCCATCGGCTCGGCCTTCTGGGGGATTGTCGCGGGGGTGGTGACGCTGATGGTGTTGAACTGGCGCAAAGCCTAG
- the guaD gene encoding guanine deaminase, with protein sequence MPQTRKAYRAAILHSIADPAVVGIDASYEYFEDGLLVTENGRISAIGHASELLPSLAADVEVVHHKDALITPGFIDTHIHLPQTGMVGAYGEQLLDWLNTYTFPCESQFADKAHAEEVAGIFIKELLRNGTTTALVFGSVHPQSVDSFFEEAQKLDLRMIAGKVMMDRNAPDYLTDTAESSYLESKALIERWHGKGRLHYAVTPRFAPTSTPEQLTLAGQLLGEYPDLYMQTHISENLQEIQWVKELFPERKGYLDVYDHYQLLGERSVFAHGVHLCDDECARLAQTGSAVAFCPTSNFFLGSGLFNLPMAEKHNLNVGLGTDVGAGTSFSLLHTLNEAYKVMQLQGARLSPFKSLYLATLGGARALRLEDKIGTLQPGTDADFLVLDYNSTPLLSYRLKQANNIAETLFVLMTLGDDRTVLQTYAAGNLVHQR encoded by the coding sequence ATGCCTCAGACTCGCAAAGCCTACCGCGCCGCCATCCTGCACAGCATCGCCGACCCTGCCGTAGTCGGTATCGACGCCTCCTACGAGTATTTCGAGGACGGCCTGCTGGTCACGGAAAATGGCCGGATCAGTGCCATCGGCCACGCCAGCGAACTGCTCCCCAGCCTGGCGGCGGACGTTGAAGTGGTTCACCACAAAGATGCATTGATCACCCCGGGCTTCATCGACACCCACATCCACCTGCCGCAAACCGGCATGGTCGGCGCCTATGGCGAGCAATTGCTGGACTGGCTCAACACCTACACCTTCCCCTGCGAAAGCCAGTTCGCCGACAAGGCCCACGCCGAGGAAGTCGCCGGGATCTTTATCAAGGAACTGCTGCGCAACGGCACCACCACCGCGCTGGTGTTCGGCAGCGTGCACCCGCAGTCGGTGGATTCGTTCTTCGAGGAGGCGCAAAAGCTCGACCTGCGGATGATCGCCGGCAAGGTGATGATGGACCGCAACGCGCCGGACTACCTGACCGACACCGCCGAATCCAGCTACCTCGAGAGCAAGGCGCTGATCGAGCGCTGGCACGGCAAGGGCCGCCTGCATTACGCCGTGACCCCGCGCTTCGCGCCGACCAGCACGCCGGAACAACTGACCCTCGCCGGCCAGTTGCTGGGCGAATACCCCGACCTGTACATGCAGACCCATATCAGCGAGAACCTGCAGGAAATCCAGTGGGTCAAGGAACTGTTCCCGGAGCGCAAGGGCTACCTCGACGTCTACGATCACTACCAACTGCTGGGTGAGCGCTCGGTGTTTGCCCACGGTGTGCACCTGTGCGACGACGAATGCGCGCGCCTGGCGCAGACCGGCTCAGCCGTGGCCTTCTGCCCGACCTCGAACTTCTTCCTCGGTAGCGGCCTGTTCAACCTGCCGATGGCCGAGAAGCACAACCTCAACGTCGGCCTGGGCACCGACGTTGGCGCCGGCACCAGCTTCTCACTGCTGCATACGCTGAACGAAGCCTACAAGGTCATGCAATTGCAAGGCGCGCGCCTGAGCCCGTTCAAATCGCTGTACCTGGCCACCCTCGGCGGCGCCCGCGCCCTGCGTCTCGAGGACAAGATCGGCACCCTGCAACCGGGCACCGACGCCGACTTCCTGGTACTCGACTACAACTCGACACCGCTGCTCAGCTACCGCTTGAAACAGGCCAACAACATTGCCGAGACGTTGTTCGTGCTGATGACTTTGGGCGATGACCGCACGGTGCTGCAGACCTATGCGGCGGGTAATCTGGTGCATCAGCGCTAG